Below is a genomic region from Dyella terrae.
CACGCAGCTGCGCGGGACGTTGCGAGTCGGCCGTGTCGGCTGCCGAAGGTCTGGGGAAGGTAAGCGACGGAATGATGCGTGCCAGTGCGGTTGTCAGTTCGGTTGTGCCGGTTTGCTGAAGCACTGAGGCGGGCACGACGTCGATGGGCGTCAGCGAACTGCTTTCGGTGCGCGTGTCCGAACGCGTGCCGGTGACGATGATGGGGCCCAGGTCCTTGGCTTTGTCCTTCGCGGGCGGGGTGGCGTCCTGCGCAGAAGCGTACGGGGTGGAAAGGGCGAGCAAAATGGCAACAGCGAGTCCTGCGCTTGCAAAGCGTACTGACGTAGACATTGGTTCTCCCCAAAAGTGTTGCTGTGTTGCAGCAAACTCAGGCTAGTCCTGATGTCATGATTTCGTCAATAGACGTCTAGACGTCCAAATCATGCTTTTCGTGTATGAGCTTATGGCGTTGACAAATGTGAAGAAGGTTTTTCTCCGGGTGGCCGAATCCGGCGCGGGCCGTTGAAATCGCGCGTTCTGCCTCGATAATGTGCGCCGCCGGGCCTTTATGCCCGGATCGTTTTCCGGAGTGTTCGATGCCCATCTATGAATTCGAGTGCGGCGGCTGCGGCCACCGTTTCGACCGTTTGCAGAAAATGTCCGATCCCGATCCCACGGGATGCCCGCAGTGCGCCGCCGACCAGGTGCAGCGCAAGGTGAGCGCGCCGTCGTTCCGTCTGGCCGGCAGTGGCTGGTACGAGACCGATTTCAAGAAGGACGGCGACAAGAAGCGCAACCTGGCGGGTGATTCCGCCGCGCCTGCACCCGCCCCAGCGCCGGCCCCGGCACCGGCTCCCGCGCCTGCCAGCAGCGACTGAACGGATGCCCACCCGGACGCAAGTTCCTGAGCGCTACAAGCGAGCTGTTCAATCGCCGTTGTCCCGGATTGAGTAGCGTAGAGGCCACCTGAACGGGTGGTCTTTCGCCACCCTGGGGCATAGGAAGGCTTGAAACATGAGCGGAATGAGCAAGGTGGTGTGGGCAGTGGCCGGTCTGGCGCTGGCAGGTGCAGGCATGGCGGTACCGCAAAGCGCCCACGCCCAATACCAAGGCTCGATCACCTGCTCCAGCACAGACGGTCGCTTCGCCCGGTGCCGTACCCCGTGGTCGGATTCCCAGCTGGATCGCCAGCTTTCCGATACGCGCTGCGTGCGCGGCCAGAGCTGGGGCTCGGACCGCGGCAGCGTGTGGGTGGACCGCGGTTGTCGCGCCACCTTCGTTGAGGCCCGTGGTTGGGGCGGTGGCGGCGGTCGCCCCGGTTACGGCGGCGGTGGCGGCGGCTGGCAGCCCGGTCTGGACTGGGATCGCCAGATCCAGCTGACCTGCCAGAGCAACAGCGCGCGTTATCAGATGTGCCAGGTTGACGTGGGCCGCAATGGCCGCGTGCGCATGGTCCGTCAGATGTCCGACACGCGCTGCGAAGAGGGTTACAGCTGGGGCTGGAACCGCGCCGGCGTGTGGGTCGATCGCGGCTGCCGTGCCACGTTTGTGGTGGATCGCCGCTGGTAAATCCAGTCACAGGTGCCCTCGATCCCTGAGGGCGCCGGGCCTGGCCGGGTGGACGATTTCGCCCGGCCTCATGCGGGCCAATTCCGGCCCGGGGCCCCATCCTGTTAAGATTCCGGGTCTTTTCCACGTCTCACGCCGCCCTGGCGGCCCGGAGTTCCAAGCGCATGCGCACGCATTTCTGCGGCCTCATCGACGAGTCGCTGGTCGGCCAGACCGTCACCCTGTGCGGCTGGGTCAACACCCTTCGCCTGCAGAGCCACGTGGCTTTTGTGGATCTTCGCGATCACGAAGGCCTCGCCCAGGTGGTGGTGGAGCGTGACAACGCCGATGCGTTCGCTGTCGCCGGCGAAATCGGCTACGAGTACTGCCTGCGCGTGACGGGCACCATCCGCAAGCGCCTGTCGGCCAACGACAAGCTCAAGACCGGCACGGTTGAGCTGCTGGCCGACAAGGTCGAGATCCTCAATGCCGCGAAGGACCTGCCGTTCGCGCTGCACGAGAATCCCAACGAGGACATGCGGATGACCTACCGCTACCTCGACCTGCGTCGTCCGGAGATGCAGCGCATGATGCGCACGCGCACGAAGCTCGTGACGACGCTGCGCCGTTACCTCGATGCGCGCGGTTTCCAGGATATCGAAACCCCGATTCTGACCAAGGCCACGCCCGAAGGCGCGCGTGATTACCTGGTGCCCAGCCGCGTGCATGCAGGCCAGTTCTACGCGCTGCCGCAGTCGCCGCAGCTGTTCAAGCAGATCCTGATGATGGCCGGTTTCGACCGCTACTATCAGATCGCGCGCTGCTTCCGTGACGAAGACCTTCGCGCCGACCGCCAGCCGGAATTCACCCAGCTCGATCTTGAATTCGCTTTTGTCGAAGAAAAGGACGTGCAGGACTTCGTGGAGGAGCTGATCCGCCACGTGTTCAAGGAAGTGCAGGGCGTGGACCTGGCGTCCGAATTCCCGCGCATGACCTGGGACGAAGCCATGCGTCGCTTCGGTTCGGACAAGCCGGACCTGCGCATCGCGCTCGAACTGGTCGACGTCGCCGAGGCGCTCAAGCACGTCGAGTTCAAGGTGTTTGCCGAGCCCGCTAACGATCCGGCCGGTCGCGTTGCCGCGCTGCGCCTTCCGGGCGGCGCCACGCTGACGCGCAAGGAAATCGACCAGCTCACCGAGTACGTCGCCAAGTACGGCGCGAAGGGCCTGGCCTGGCTGCGCGTGGATGACCTGGCCAAGGGTCGCGAAGGCATCAACTCGCCGGTGGCCAAGTTCCTTGATGACGCCGCGCTCGACGCGCTGCTCAAGGCGACCGGTGCGCAGACTGGCGACACGGTGTTTGTTGGCGCGGGTAAGTGGAAGGTCGTCACCGACTTCATGGGCGCGCTGCGTCTGAAGGTCGGCAAGGACCGCGGCTTCGTCGAAAACAGCTGGAAGCCGCTGTGGGTGACCGACTTCCCGATGTTCGAATACGACGACGAGGAAAAGCGCTTCGTCGCCTTGCATCACCCCTTCACCGCGCCCAAGGTCGACGATATCGGCGACCTGCGCGCCAACGCCGCGACCGCCGTGAGCCGCGGCTACGACATGGTGCTCAACGGCAACGAAATCGGCGGTGGTTCGATTCGTATCCACCGTCCGGAGATGCAGAGCGCGGTGTTCGAGTTGCTCGGCATCAGCGCGGAAGAGGCGGACATGAAGTTCGGCTTCCTGCTCAAGGCGCTCAAGTTCGGCGCGCCGCCGCACGGTGGCCTGGCCTTCGGTATCGATCGCATCGCGGCGCTGATGGCAGGCACCGAGTCCATCCGCGACGTGATCGCTTTCCCCAAGACCACCAGTGCTCAGGATCTGATGACCGACGCGCCGTCGCCGGTGGCGTTGGCGCAGCTGAAGGAGCTGCACGTCCGCACGGTTGAGGAGTGAGGCCGCCGGCTGCGCCGGCTGTGAATCCGCTCGCTGGCGCGCGCTGTGAACGGTAAACGGTAAAGAGTAAGAGCCGGTGCCCTCAAGGTTCCGGCTCTTTCCGTTCACTGTTTACCGTTCCTCCGTTCACCCGCCGCGCATCCACCCCGTCACACTCCATTAGTCCCCACCCAGCTATCCTCCACGCCCGATTTATCTCTGCCCGCGGCCTCAATGCCCTCTCACATCATCCTGCTGCACGGCCTGTGGATGCGCGGTTTCGCGCTGCTGATGCTGCATCGTCGGTTGATCGAGGCGGGGTATCGGGTGCATCGCTTTGACTACATGAGCGTGGCGGCGACGCAGGAGCGCATCCTGGGGCGTTTGCAGGAGCGCATGCGCGAACTTGAAGGCGATGGTGCGCCGGTGCATCTGGTGGGGCATAGCCTGGGTGGCCTGTTGGCACTGCGGGCGTGCGAAACGCCGGAACCGCTGCCTGCGGGTCGCATCGTCTGCCTGGGTTCCCCGCTGCTGGGCAGTGCGGCGGCGCGTGCTTTCTCGGGCAAGGGCGGTCGCGGTGGTGAAGCCTTGCTGGGACACAATCGTTCGTTGCTGGAGCATGGCTTTGAGCGCTGGGCCGGGCCGCGCGAGGTAGGGGTCATCGCCGGCCGCATGGCGATGGGTCTGGGCATGATGCTCGGGCCGCTGGAAGGCGAGAACGACGGCACCGTTGCGGTGGCCGAAACCCGCTTGCCTGGGGTGACCGACCACTGCGTCGTCGAGGCGAACCATACGGGTCTGCTTTTCTCCACGGCTACCGCCGATCGGATCGGGCAATTCCTGCGCGACGGCAGTTTTGGCCCGGCCAGCGACACCGCGCCATTGGCCTGAAACCGTTGTCCGCGCTCATTCCGGGTACTTCGTAGGGCCCGCCTTGCCAGCGAGCAGGGCGTCCGGGATAAAATTCGTCCCCTTGTCGTTCGCTCAGGTTCAGGTATTCCTATGGGTAGAGGCCCGTCCATCGAAGGTCGCAAGAACGCCGAAGACGCCAAGCGCGCCAAGGTGTTCACCAAGCTGATCCGCGAAATCACCGTCGCAACCCGCGCGGGTGCCGCCGACCCGGCCGCCAATCCGCGCTTGCGCGCGGCGGTGGACAAGGCCCTGTCCGCCAACATGACCAAGGACACCATCGAGCGCGCCATCAAGCGCGGCTCGGGTGCCGACGGCGCCGGCGATGAAATCCGCTACGAAGGCTACGGCCCGGGCGGCGTCGCGCTGATCATCGACTGCTTCACCGACAACCAGACGCGCACCGTCGCCGACGTGCGTGCCGTCCTCAACAAGAACGGCGGCAACCTGGGTACCAGCAACTCGGTGGCGTTCCAGTTCACCCGCTGTGGTGAGCTTGTATTCGCCACGGGCGGCGATGCGGCCAAGGAAGAGAAAGTGCTCGAAGCCGCGCTCGAGGCTGGTGCCGACGACGTCGTCAATGAAAACGGCGAAAGCACGGTCGTCTGCGCGCCGGAGAACTTCGAGTCCGTGCAGCAGGGGCTGCTCGATGCCGGCCTCACCGCCGAGCATGCCGGCGTGACCATGCGTCCCAACAACCGCGTGGCGGTTTCGGCCGAAAACGTGGAAGCCCTGCAGACGCTGCTGGACAAGCTCGACGCGCTGGACGACGTCAGCGAGGTCTCGCACAACGCCCTGTTGCCCGCTGACGCCGCCCACTGATCCCATCGGGCCATTTTGGCCCGGGGACATCACACGCCATGACGCGCATCTTAGGCATCGACCCGGGCAGTCAACGCACCGGCGTGGGCATCATTGACGTTGGCGAGGGCGGCAAGCTCTCGCACGTCTTCCACGGTGCGCTGATGGTGGGGAAGGAGGAAACCTTCCCGCTTCGCCTGAAACGCATCTTTGACGAGCTCTGTGACATCATCGCCACCCATCGGCCGGATGAGTGCGGGGTGGAGCGCGTGTTCATGGCGCGCAACGCCGATTCGGCCTTGAAGCTGGGGCAGGCGAGAGGCGCCGCGATCTGCGCGGTAGTAAGCCAGGGGATCTCGGTGCACGAATACGCAGCGACAGAAGTCAAACAAGCAGTGGTCGGGACGGGTCGTGGCGATAAAACCCAGGTACAGCACATGATCGGCATCCTGCTGGGTCTCAAGGGCCCGCTGCAGGCCGACGCCGCCGATGCGCTCGCCATTGCCGTCGCGCATGCACACACCCGTGCCAGTCTGGCCCGTGTCGGGATTCCGCGTACCGCCTGGAGGCGTCGATGATCGGTCGCCTGCGGGGCATCCTGGTTTCCAAGCAGCCGCCGTGGCTGCTGATCGACGTGGGCGGCGTGGGCTACGAGCTTGAGGCACCCATGTCCACGATTTACGACCTCCCGCCCACGGGCAAGGAAGTCACGCTGCTCACGCACTACGCGGTGAAGGAAGACAGCGTCGCGCTGTACGGCTTCATGCATGAGGCCGAGCGCGCGCTGTTCCGCAATCTGCAGAAAGTCAGTGGCATCGGCGCGAAGATCTCGCTGGCCGTGCTGTCGGGGGTATCGACCGCCGATTTCGCTCGCCTGGTCCAGGCCGGTGACGTGGTCGCGCTGACCAAGATTCCCGGCATCGGCAAGAAAACCGCCGAGCGCATGGTGGTCGAATTGCGCGATCGCGTGGATGGGATGGGGATTTCCCTGCCAGGCATGACCGGCAAAGCGGCCGCGCCGGTCGATCCGGCCGGCGAGGCAACGGTGGCTTTGCAGCAGTTGGGTTATAAGCCTGCCGAAGTAACACGTCTGGTACAGAAGGTGGCGGCCGAAGGCGACACCGCCGAGTCGATCATCCGCAAGGCGCTGCGCGCCGCGCTGGGGAGCTGATACGTGAGCAAGGATTCCATGCACGGCAGCGTCGACAACGAAACCAGGCGACGCCTCGCGGCGTTGGCGCTGGGCGCCATCGGCGTCGTCTACGGCGACATCGGCACCAGCCCCCTCTACACCTTGCAGGCCACGCTCAACCACGACGGCAATGGCGTGCCGACGTCCGAGAGCGTCTTCGGCGTGCTGTCGCTGATCTTCTGGGCGCAGATCATCGTGGTCTCGCTCAAGTACGTCGTGTTCATCATGCGTGCGGACAACAAAGGCGAGGGCGGCATCATGGCGCTGCTCGCACTTGCATTGCGCAGTGCACGCGGCGATGCGCGCATGCGCTGGATCCTGGCCATTCTAGGCATCTTCGGCGCGGCGCTGTTCTATGGCGACGGCGTGATCACGCCGGCGATTTCGGTGCTGTCGGCGGTCGAAGGCGTGAAGGTGGCCGCGCCGAACCTGCCGCATTGGGTCGTGCCCAGCACGGCGGTGGTGATCCTGTTCCTGTTGTTCTCGCTGCAGCGTCACGGTACCGAGCGCGTCGGTCGCCTGTTCGGCCCGGTGATGGTGATCTGGTTCATCGTGATCGCGGCACTGGGCGTGCGCCAGATCGCGCACAATCCCCATGTGCTGTTTGCGCTGAACCCCTGGTACGCGGTGAAGTTTTTCGACAGCCACGGCATGCAGGCCTTCATCGCCCTCGGCGGTGTCGTGCTGGCGCTGACGGGTGCCGAAGCGCTGTACGCGGACATGGGTCATTTCGGCAAGAAACCCATTCGCCTGGCATGGTTCAGCTTCGTGCTGCCGGCGCTGGTGCTCAACTATTTCGGCCAGGGTGCGTTGTTGCTCGACCACCCGGAAGCCATCGATAATCCATTCTTCAAGCTGGTGCCCTCGGCGCTGATCTACCCGATGGTCGGCCTGGCCACCCTGGCCACCGTGATTGCATCGCAGGCCGTGATCTCCGGCGCGTTCTCGATGACCCGCGAAGCGATGTCGCTGGGTTACTCCATGCGCATGCCGGTGGTGCACACCTCGCGTGAGATGTCCGGCCAGATCTTCGTGCCGTGGGTCAATGCCTTCCTGCTGACCATGGTGCTGATCGCCGTCCTCGGGTTCCGCAGCTCGGAAAACCTGAGCGCGGCCTACGGCATCGCGGTGACCGGCACCATGACCACGACGACGATCCTCGCCCTGGTGGTTGCACGCTACCAGTGGCACTGGAGCCGCCTGACCGTGTTGTTCGCCGGCATGCTGCTGCTCACGATCGACCTGTCGTTCCTGGGCGCCAACCTGATCAAGATCGAGTACGGCGGCTGGTTCCCGTTGGTGCTGGGCGTCGGTGTCTTCATCGTGATGACGACCTGGCGTCGCGGACGCGAGCTGGTGGTGCGTGAGATCAAACAGTCCGGCCTGGCGCTGGAGCCTTTCATCGAGAACGTCGGCGATCATCCGCCGCTGCGCGTACCGGGTACGGCCGTCTTCCTGACTGCGAACCAGCACGCCGTGCCGCACGCGCTGCTGCACAACCTCAAGCACAACAAGGTGCTGCACGAGCGCAACGTGCTGCTCACCGTCGAAATGCTGGAGACGCCGGTGGCCGATGCCGATGAGCGCATCCAGATCACGTCGATGGGCGGTGAGTTCTACGGCATGGAGTTGCGCTACGGATTTGCCGAAGATCCGAACATCCCGAAGGCCTTGTCGCAGTGTTCGCGCAGTGGTTTGCCGTTCGACATGATGGACACCACGTTCTTCCTGTCGCGCGAAACCATCATTGCGGATGCGCGGCGTCCGGGCATGGCTTTGTGGCGTGACAAGCTGTTCGCCTTCATGGCGCGCAACGCATTGCCGGCGACAGCGTTCTTCCAGATTCCGGGCAATCGCCTGATCGAGCTGGGCGCCCAGGTAGAGATCTAGCGGGGAAGGGGAGGCGCGCTGGTCGTCTCCCTTCTGGCTTGCCGCCCCCTCACGCCTATAATGCGGGCATGACCGACCACCCGCGCATTGTGACTTCCGCCGCCCAGCTCGACGACGAAGCCCTCGAGGCCTCCATTCGTCCCAAGCGGCTCGCCGAATACCTCGGCCAGCAGGCGGTGCGCGAGCAGCTGTCGATCTACATCGAAGCGGCAAAGAAGCGTGGGTCGGCGCTCGATCACGTGCTGATTTTCGGGCCGCCGGGCCTGGGCAAGACCACGTTGTCGCACGTCATTGCCAACGAACTTGGCGTCCATGTGCGCTCGACCTCGGGCCCGGTGCTGGAGCGGGCAGGGGACCTGGCCGCCTTGCTGACCAACCTCGAGCCGCACGATGTGCTGTTCGTCGACGAAATCCATCGACTGTCGCCCGTGGTCGAAGAAGTGCTTTATCCGGCGATGGAAGATTTCCAGATCGACATCATGATTGGCGAGGGCCCCGCCGCGCGCTCGATCAAGCTCGATCTGCCGCCGTTCACGCTGATTGGCGCCACCACGCGTGCCGGCTTGCTCACGGCCCCGCTGCGCGACCGCTTTGGCATCGTGCAGCGCCTGGAGTTCTATACGCCGGACGAGCTCACGGCCATCGTGCGTCGTTCGGCGCGCATCCTGGGTATCGACTGCGACGTCGAGGGCGCTTCGGAAATCGCCCGTCGCTCGCGCGGCACCCCGCGTATCGCCAACCGCCTGTTGCGTCGCGTGCGCGACTACGCCGAAGTGCGGGCCAATGGCAGCATCACCCGCGAGGCGGCCCGGGCAGCCATGGAGATGCTCAAGGTCGACGCGGAAGGCTTCGATGAGCTGGACCGCCGCATGCTCAGCACGATTATCGACAGCTTCGACGGTGGTCCGGTGGGTGTGGAGTCGCTGGCAGCGGCCCTGAGCGAGGACCGCGGCACGCTCGAGGACGTGGTCGAGCCCTATCTCATCCAGCAGGGGTTCCTGATCCGCACGGCCCGTGGCCGCATGGCCGCTCCGAAGGCCTGGCGGCATCTTGGGCTGACGCCGCCGCCGCGGCAGTCGGTGCCGGGTGATCTGTTTACCCCGGGCGAGTAAGCGGGCCAGCATCGTCGCGCTGGGCGGGTTGTCTGGGAAATCAGTCGCTTGGCTCTGCGCGGGGACAGGGCGAATGCGCCAGCCCCGGCCACTTCGATCCCATCGCGCGACACTTTTGACCCGAACCGGCCAAAAAGGGGAGCTTTTGCTTCCCCGCAGTGAGAAAATCACGAACTGAGCTGGCGCGCCGCACACGGTGCGGCTTTTCACCCATCCCTCACCTCCCACTCCTTAACTGCTTACCCATGACCCCCGAAGCCCCCTTCGCATGGCCAGTCCGCGTCTATTGGGAAGACACCGATGCCGGTGGCGTGGTCTATCACGCCAGCTACCTGCGTTTCATGGAGCGGGCCCGGTCGGAGTGGCTACGCGCGCAGGGCATCGACCAGATGGCGTTCAAGCAGGCGACGGGTCTGGCCTTCCTGGTCCGTGCGATGGAGATCGACTTTCTGCGCGCGGCCCTGCTGGATGATGAACTGTCGGTGACGGTTGAAGTCAAAGAACGGCGTGCAGCCAGTATCCTTTTCACTCAGACGATTCGCCGGGCCTCGGATGGTTCGCAGCTGATCACCGCACAAGTGCGCGTGGCCTGCGTGGACATCCAGCGTATGCGCCCGGTGCAGATCCCGGCCGAGATGATTCCCGGCCTTGCCCCAAACAAATAAAGCCTGGCGGAGAACCCTCGAGCAATGAACGGTGGACTGAACATTTTCAAGCTGGTCGCGGAAGCGAGCATCCTCGTGCAGCTCGTCATGCTCGTGCTGCTGGTGTTCTCCTTCCTGTCCTGGGTCATCATCATCCGCAAGCACCAGCAGCTGCGCGTGGCGATGGACGAGGCGGAAAGCTTCGAGGAGCGCTTCTGGTCGGGTGCCGACCTGGCGCAGCTGTTCCGCGAAGTGAGTTCGCGTGGCGCCGCCAATGGCGGCATGGAGACGGTGTTCGAGTCGGGCTTTCGCGAGTTCGCCCGCCAGCGCCAGCGCAAGACGCACGACATGCGCATCGTGATCGAGGGTTCGGAGCGCGCCATGCGCGTGGCTGGCACCCGCGAAATCGGTCGCCTGGAGCGCAACCTTGAGTTCCTCGCCAACGTCGGTTCGATCAGCCCGTACGTCGGCCTGTTCGGCACCGTCATCGGCATCATGGGCGCCTTCCAGGGCCTGGGTGAAATGAAGGACGTCACCATCGCGGTGGTCGCGCCACACATTTCCGAGGCGCTGATCGCCACGGCCATGGGCCTGTTCGCCGCGATCCCGGCTGTCTGGGCGTACAACCGCTTCGCCAACAAGGTCGATCGCGTGGCTTCGCGCTACGAGGTGTTCCAGGAGGAGTTCTCCTCCGTCCTGCAGCGCCAGATCCAGACCGACGACGCGGCCTGAGGCGGGAGGGCTTTCGTCATGCGTAGCACCTCGCGCCACAAGCGCTTCAAGCTCAAGTCCGAGATCAACGTCGTGCCGTACATCGACGTGATGCTTGTGCTGCTCATCATCTTCATGGTGACCGCCCCAATGATGAATCTGGGCGTGGATATCCAGCTGCCCCAGACCCAGGCCAAGTCGCTGCAGGACAAGAAGGATCCGGTGGTGGTCTCGGTCGACGAGAACGGCCAGATCTACCTCTCCTCGGAAGGTTCCAAGCGCGAGGCGGTGTCGCCGGAAGATTTCAAGGCCAAGATCACGGCCTTCCAGAAGGCCAATCCCGACCTGCAGGTGCTGGTGGCGGGCGACCAGCGCGCCAATTACGGCAAGGTGTACCTGATCCTGCCGATCCTCCAGGAGGCAGGTGTCTCCAAGATCGGCCTGATGAGTCAGCCTGAGTCGAGCGGGAAGAATGGACGACCGTAACGGCACGTCAAGGGCGGTCGTACTTTCCGCCGTTCTCCATCTGGGCATCGTGGTCTTTCTGGGCCTCGCGATCGTGCCGTGCTCGTTCTACGAAAGCCTGTTCGAGACCCTGCACCTGCCGGCCTCGTGGAATCCGATCGCCTGCGCCAAGCCGCTGTCGCTGCCGGGCCCGATCATCGAGGCCACGCTGATCGGGCCGACCGGCGCGCCGCCGCCGAAGCCGACCAAGGCCAAACCGGTGCCCGACACCGTGCCGCCGCCGCCGACCATTCCGCCGCCGCAACCCCAGGAGGCGCCGGTGGTCAAGACCCTGCCGCCGCCCCCGGAGCACCCGGATACCAAGGATCAGGAAAAAGTCGTCGCCGACGCACTGCAAAAAGCGCAGGACGCCAAGCACGAGCAGGAAGAACGCCAGCGCCAGCGCCAGGCCGAGCTGGACGCCCAGCAGGCCAAGCAGAAAGAACAGCAGAAGAAGGAGCTGGACGATCTGTTTGCCAAGCTGGACAAGGCCGAGCAGCAGTCCAAGAACACCAACAGCAAGGCCAAACAGGCCGAGCAGCAGCTGAAGGACCTCAAGGACGCCAAGCCCAACGGCGAGGAAAACCTGCCTTACGCCGAGCAGCGCCAGTCCGGAACCAACGGCGAGGACAGCCTGCTGGCCCAGTACCAGGCCGCGATTCAGAACGCGGTCACGCAGAATTGGCTACGCCCGGATAACATGCCGAACATTCCGTGCGTGGTGCATATCGTGCAGCTGCCGGGTGGCGACGTCATGAGCGCCAAGGTCGATTCCAGCTGCCCGTATGATGAAGCCGGCAAAAAGTCCGTGGAAAATGCCGTGCTTCGTGCGAAGCCCCTGCCGTACAAGGGCTTCGAAAAAGTGTTCCAACGCAATGTCGATTTCACCTTCAGGCCGCAGTGACCCAAAGCCCATGCGCAAATTGAGCTCAGCTTTCGCCATCGTCCTGCTCGCCGTGTCCGCGCTCATCGCCGGTCCGGCCGCAGCCCAATCGCTCAACGTTGACATCGTCGGTGGTCTCAAGACGGCCACGCCGATTGCGGTGGTGCCATTCGACCAGGGTGGCGGCGCGCCGCTGCCGACCGATGTGGCCGACGTCATCCGCAACGACTTCAACCGCTCCGGCAAATTCCGTTCGCTGGCCAAGAGCGAGATTGTCGAAACGCCCTCCAAGGGCTCGGACATCAAGTTCCCCACCTGGCGCCTGCTCAAGCAGGACTTCCTGACGATCGGCCGCATCAGCGATGCCGGCGGCGGCATGCTGCGCGTCGAATACGAACTGTGGGACGTCAATCGTCAGCAGAGCCTGCTGGCCCAGGCGTTCACCGCGCCGGCCGGTGACCTGCGTGGCGTGGCCCATCAGATCGCCGACCAGATCTACGAAAAGATCACCGGTGTTCGTGGTGCCTTCTGGACCCGCATCGCCTACATCACGGCTGTGGGCCTGGGTAACAACACCACGTATTCGCTGATCGTGGCCGATTCGGACGGCTATAACCCGCAGGTCGTGGCCCGCTCGCGCGAGTCGCTGCTGTCGCCGTCGTGGTCGCCGGATGGCAAGAAGATCGCCTACGTCTCCTTCGAGAGCGGCAATTCGGCCATTTACGTGCAGGACATCACCACCGGTTCGCGTCAGCTGGTGTCGGCCAAGCCCAAGGGCATCAACGGTGCCCCGGCCTGGTCGCCGGACGGCAGCAAGCTGGCGATCGCCCTCTCGTACGTAGGCAACCCGGAAATCTTCGTGCTCGACCTGGCCAGCCGCCAGGAGACCCGCCTGACCACGAACCTGTCGATCGACACCGAGCCGGTATGGTCTCCGGACGGCCAGAGCATCTATTTCACCTCGGATCGCTCGGGTCGCCCCCAGATCTACGAAATGTCTGCCTCCGGTGGCGCGGCCAATCGCATCAGCTTCCAGGGCCAGAACAATGCCAACGCCTCGGTGAGCTTTGATGGCAAGCAGATCGCCATGGTGCAGGGCAACGGGAACGTGTATCGTATTGTGATAATGGACCGTAGTCTGGGTGGGCAGGTGCGCCCAATCTCGCCGGGCCCGATCGACGAGTCCCCGAGCTTCGCACCCAACGCCAGCATGCTGTTGTACGCCGCAACCGAAGGACGTCGCGGCGTTTTGTATGCCGTTTCGGCCGATGGTTTGGTTCGCCAGCGCCTTCTGCTTTCCGATGGCGATGTGCGCGAACCGGCCTGGGGACCTTACCGGCAGCGATGAGTTTTGCGGCCGCGCCCGGCAAGGCGTGGCCGAAAGTTTAGGGTCGGCAGAGGGGCTTCTGGCCTGACTTCCGGTCCGGACGGCGGCAGGGGTTTTGCCCTGGTCGCTGAGGCTGACCTGACGAGACAGCGTCGGGAAAGCGCCAAGATGTCAAAACAACAGCCGGACCACCGGCGATCACTGTCCTGTAACCGCAATCGTTATTGACTGTCGGAACTCAAACCCGTTTGAAGGAACGTCCACCATGAATAAGACCGTTCGCGTCGCTCTGGTCGCCCTGCTCTG
It encodes:
- the tolB gene encoding Tol-Pal system beta propeller repeat protein TolB, producing MRKLSSAFAIVLLAVSALIAGPAAAQSLNVDIVGGLKTATPIAVVPFDQGGGAPLPTDVADVIRNDFNRSGKFRSLAKSEIVETPSKGSDIKFPTWRLLKQDFLTIGRISDAGGGMLRVEYELWDVNRQQSLLAQAFTAPAGDLRGVAHQIADQIYEKITGVRGAFWTRIAYITAVGLGNNTTYSLIVADSDGYNPQVVARSRESLLSPSWSPDGKKIAYVSFESGNSAIYVQDITTGSRQLVSAKPKGINGAPAWSPDGSKLAIALSYVGNPEIFVLDLASRQETRLTTNLSIDTEPVWSPDGQSIYFTSDRSGRPQIYEMSASGGAANRISFQGQNNANASVSFDGKQIAMVQGNGNVYRIVIMDRSLGGQVRPISPGPIDESPSFAPNASMLLYAATEGRRGVLYAVSADGLVRQRLLLSDGDVREPAWGPYRQR